A section of the Methanococcus vannielii SB genome encodes:
- a CDS encoding flavin reductase family protein, translating into MDKKALKKISYGLYVVSSVKNNKYNGQIANSVFQVASDPALILVSINKTNFTHECIIESKKFTVSVLSKNTDFMFIGLFGFKSGKDIDKFENVKFKLSKSNIPILLENSIAWLDCEVIDTFDAKTHSLFIGKLTDSDVLNDQEPLTYDYYQNVIKGNTPKTATTYIKDDFK; encoded by the coding sequence ATGGATAAAAAAGCTTTAAAAAAAATTTCTTATGGATTATATGTTGTAAGCTCTGTAAAAAATAATAAATATAATGGCCAGATTGCCAATTCGGTTTTTCAAGTTGCGTCTGACCCTGCGTTAATACTGGTAAGTATTAATAAAACGAATTTTACGCATGAATGTATTATTGAATCAAAAAAATTTACTGTTTCAGTACTATCTAAAAACACAGACTTTATGTTTATCGGTCTTTTTGGATTTAAATCTGGAAAAGATATTGATAAGTTTGAAAATGTTAAGTTTAAGCTTTCAAAAAGTAATATTCCAATCCTACTTGAAAATTCGATAGCTTGGCTGGATTGTGAAGTTATAGATACTTTTGATGCAAAAACACATTCCCTTTTTATTGGGAAGCTTACGGATAGTGATGTTTTAAATGACCAAGAACCTTTAACCTATGATTACTACCAAAACGTAATAAAGGGTAATACTCCTAAAACTGCAACGACATATATTAAAGACGATTTTAAGTAA
- the hisB gene encoding imidazoleglycerol-phosphate dehydratase HisB, with translation MRAFKVKRDTNETKIHLELNIDGTGKYSINTGIPFFNHVLSSFAKHGAFDVILDVLGDLEIDDHHTVEDTGIVLGKAFESIEKNNIKRFGFAIIPMDEAKATVTIDIGGRPYLVGKYNPNTEKIGNFSTENVVHFFESFSNNAKVNMHFEVTGENEHHKVEALFKAFGIAMDMATQPDERKGIVSTKGII, from the coding sequence ATGAGAGCGTTTAAAGTAAAAAGGGATACCAACGAAACCAAAATCCACCTCGAATTAAATATAGATGGAACAGGGAAGTATTCTATTAATACGGGAATTCCTTTTTTTAATCACGTTTTATCATCTTTTGCAAAACACGGTGCATTTGATGTTATTTTAGATGTCTTGGGAGATTTAGAAATTGACGATCATCACACGGTTGAAGACACAGGCATAGTTTTAGGAAAGGCTTTTGAATCTATTGAAAAAAATAATATTAAGCGATTTGGATTTGCAATTATTCCAATGGATGAAGCAAAAGCAACTGTTACGATAGACATTGGTGGAAGGCCATATCTAGTTGGAAAATATAATCCAAATACTGAAAAGATAGGTAATTTTTCAACTGAAAATGTAGTTCATTTTTTTGAATCCTTTTCAAATAATGCAAAGGTTAATATGCACTTTGAAGTTACTGGTGAAAACGAACACCACAAAGTAGAAGCATTATTTAAGGCATTCGGGATTGCAATGGATATGGCAACTCAACCGGATGAACGAAAAGGAATTGTAAGTACAAAAGGAATAATTTAA
- a CDS encoding DMT family transporter, with protein MSKVKGIMYTLISSILFGIMPFLTKYAYLGGANAVTTLLLRFLIAAVAIYFILNIKNINLRIDRNIFLEILVYGAFLYALNTIWLYESYNYIPTGIATTLHFTYPVFVMLAMITVFKEKIGTNKVISMVFLFFGLYSLVGMNWTNLDFLGIIFSAGSGLIYAGYIVSAEKCSFSKLDPYVTIFYLSLLSAIFLFIYGFSTNSLTFKMDTSSYLLIIIISLFCTVLALVTFLKGIKLIGPSNTAMLSTLEPIVSILIGIIVLHEVLSLEMAFGSIMIIISVFLVATENC; from the coding sequence ATGAGCAAAGTAAAAGGAATAATGTACACATTAATTTCATCGATTTTATTTGGAATAATGCCCTTTTTAACAAAATATGCATATTTAGGCGGAGCAAATGCAGTTACTACTCTTTTACTTAGATTTTTAATTGCGGCAGTGGCCATATACTTCATATTAAATATAAAAAATATAAATTTAAGGATAGATCGCAATATTTTCCTCGAAATCTTGGTCTACGGGGCTTTTTTATATGCATTAAATACAATATGGCTTTATGAATCATATAACTACATTCCAACAGGAATTGCAACAACCCTCCACTTTACATATCCAGTATTTGTAATGCTTGCTATGATAACCGTATTTAAAGAAAAAATTGGTACAAATAAAGTAATTTCAATGGTTTTTTTGTTTTTTGGATTATATTCGCTTGTAGGGATGAATTGGACTAATTTAGATTTTTTGGGGATCATATTTTCAGCAGGGTCGGGCCTAATTTATGCAGGATACATCGTTTCGGCTGAAAAGTGTAGTTTTTCTAAATTAGATCCTTATGTAACCATATTCTACCTATCACTTCTTTCCGCAATTTTTTTATTTATTTACGGATTTTCTACAAATTCTTTGACATTTAAAATGGACACTTCAAGTTACCTTTTAATTATCATAATTTCATTATTTTGTACGGTCTTGGCATTAGTTACATTTTTAAAAGGTATAAAATTAATAGGTCCATCAAACACGGCAATGCTCAGTACTTTAGAGCCAATTGTGAGCATTTTAATTGGAATAATTGTACTCCACGAGGTTTTAAGTCTTGAGATGGCGTTTGGAAGCATAATGATAATAATTTCCGTATTTTTAGTTGCAACAGAAAACTGCTAA
- the dapF gene encoding diaminopimelate epimerase: MEPKSSILPKNSDKVVKFTKMHGLGNDYIYINAVLEDIKNPNEFSKFVSDRHFGIGSDGLVLILDSKIADFKMRMFNSDGSEAEMCGNAIRCVGKFVYDNKLTDKKIITIETLAGVKVLEMTVEGEEVVLVKVDMGEPTLEALKIPVISDKYPVINETIDSNGYNFKFTCVSMGNPHAVTYIEDVDNFELQKIGPLFEAHEKFPKKTNVEFVNVINDETLKMRVWERGAGETLACGTGACAVLVSSVLNGLSKRKATVKLLGGDLIVEWSESNNHVYMTGPATKVFEGKIKL, translated from the coding sequence ATGGAACCTAAATCGTCAATATTACCTAAAAATTCAGATAAAGTCGTTAAATTTACTAAAATGCATGGTCTTGGTAATGACTATATTTATATAAATGCAGTTTTGGAAGATATAAAAAATCCAAATGAATTTTCAAAATTTGTAAGCGACCGTCATTTTGGAATAGGTTCAGATGGTCTTGTTTTAATTCTCGATTCTAAAATTGCAGACTTTAAAATGCGAATGTTTAATTCAGACGGCTCAGAAGCAGAAATGTGTGGGAATGCAATTCGATGTGTTGGTAAGTTTGTTTATGATAATAAATTAACGGATAAAAAAATAATAACAATTGAAACGCTTGCGGGAGTAAAAGTTCTTGAAATGACTGTTGAAGGTGAAGAAGTGGTTTTAGTAAAAGTCGATATGGGTGAACCAACATTGGAAGCTTTAAAAATTCCCGTAATTAGCGATAAATACCCAGTAATTAATGAAACTATCGATTCAAACGGTTACAACTTTAAATTTACCTGTGTATCGATGGGAAACCCGCATGCTGTAACATATATTGAAGACGTTGATAATTTTGAGCTTCAAAAAATAGGGCCTCTTTTTGAAGCTCACGAAAAGTTCCCAAAAAAGACCAATGTTGAATTCGTAAATGTAATAAATGATGAAACGTTAAAAATGAGAGTCTGGGAACGAGGAGCTGGTGAAACGCTTGCATGTGGAACCGGGGCGTGTGCTGTTTTGGTTTCAAGTGTTTTAAATGGCCTTTCAAAAAGAAAAGCTACTGTAAAATTACTTGGTGGAGACTTGATAGTCGAATGGAGTGAATCAAATAATCACGTTTACATGACGGGTCCCGCAACAAAAGTTTTTGAAGGAAAAATTAAACTTTAA
- a CDS encoding PRC-barrel domain-containing protein, with protein sequence MRVSFKSLAGRSIVGSLGSIIGTVDDVVIDEKTGRIISLNIEPSEQSPVSPSSENYTFVPYRTVTAIRDVVVIDETKVGSIKSN encoded by the coding sequence ATGAGAGTGTCCTTCAAATCATTAGCTGGAAGATCCATTGTCGGAAGTCTTGGAAGCATTATCGGAACCGTAGACGATGTCGTAATTGATGAAAAAACAGGAAGAATAATTTCATTAAATATTGAGCCTTCAGAACAAAGCCCAGTTTCTCCGTCATCTGAAAATTATACTTTTGTTCCGTATAGAACCGTTACAGCAATTAGGGATGTTGTTGTAATTGATGAAACTAAAGTAGGAAGCATTAAGTCTAATTAA
- the cobY gene encoding adenosylcobinamide-phosphate guanylyltransferase — protein sequence MDVLIMAGGMGTRLKKNIEKPLLKISGKPMIDYIMEAVLNSNIEKIRISVSKHTPNTKIYIENNYINTKKYNQRVEIIHTSGIGYINDLNECIEYFKEPFLILTSDIPTIKSKTINSIINEYLIINNSNNPIESLCAVTLKENYIGTPTIDIKGYIPLGLNIISPKYGEQTEMLYLIDEKIVNVNTLIDKNLVENIIKKGD from the coding sequence ATGGATGTACTTATAATGGCAGGTGGAATGGGAACTCGCCTAAAAAAAAATATTGAAAAGCCACTTTTAAAAATATCTGGTAAACCAATGATAGATTATATTATGGAAGCAGTATTAAACTCAAATATTGAAAAAATACGAATATCGGTATCTAAACATACTCCAAATACGAAAATATATATTGAAAATAATTATATCAATACTAAAAAATATAATCAAAGAGTGGAAATTATCCATACTTCAGGAATAGGCTATATAAACGACCTAAATGAGTGTATAGAATATTTTAAAGAACCATTTTTAATTTTAACAAGCGATATCCCCACGATTAAGTCGAAAACTATTAATAGTATAATAAATGAGTATCTAATTATAAATAATAGTAATAACCCTATAGAATCCCTATGTGCAGTCACTTTAAAGGAAAATTATATTGGAACCCCCACTATAGATATTAAGGGGTACATTCCACTAGGCCTCAATATAATCTCTCCAAAATATGGCGAACAAACTGAAATGCTTTATTTAATTGATGAAAAAATTGTAAATGTAAATACGTTAATAGATAAAAACCTAGTAGAGAATATAATCAAGAAAGGTGATTAA
- a CDS encoding proteasome assembly chaperone family protein — protein sequence MEFVSKKEINFKEPLVVVGFPGIGLVGSIASYHLLKNLKLEYLGHFEDPKIPGIMIVEEGIAYPPVRVYGRDDLLVFFSDVMIPPELVHEMSKNTVDFLENLNPKMVITLEGFASMNPENVYWVSSSKDVLKPLLSETVGALELGMLGGISGILMKKCNDKNINSACLITETIGLRPDPRGASKIIEILNNYYSINADIGELIKEAENIEEKMKNLAKEHAKMMSKPKTENPMYM from the coding sequence ATGGAATTCGTTTCTAAAAAAGAAATAAACTTTAAAGAACCCCTGGTGGTTGTAGGTTTTCCAGGAATCGGGCTTGTTGGAAGTATTGCTTCTTACCACCTTCTAAAAAATCTAAAACTCGAATATTTGGGACATTTTGAAGACCCAAAAATTCCCGGAATAATGATTGTTGAAGAAGGCATTGCTTACCCTCCAGTTAGGGTTTATGGTCGTGATGATCTTTTAGTATTCTTTTCAGATGTAATGATACCTCCTGAATTAGTTCACGAGATGTCAAAAAATACAGTTGATTTTTTAGAAAATCTAAATCCAAAAATGGTTATAACATTAGAAGGCTTTGCATCAATGAACCCTGAAAATGTATACTGGGTTTCTTCGTCAAAAGATGTTTTAAAGCCGCTTTTAAGTGAAACAGTTGGTGCACTTGAACTAGGAATGCTTGGTGGAATTTCAGGAATACTAATGAAAAAATGTAATGATAAAAATATCAACTCCGCGTGCTTGATTACTGAAACTATTGGTTTAAGGCCTGACCCAAGGGGCGCATCAAAAATTATTGAAATTCTGAACAATTACTATTCTATTAATGCAGATATTGGAGAACTGATAAAAGAAGCGGAAAATATCGAAGAAAAAATGAAAAATCTCGCAAAAGAACATGCAAAGATGATGTCAAAGCCAAAAACTGAAAATCCGATGTATATGTAA
- a CDS encoding DUF473 family protein, with amino-acid sequence MKVLALTGVAPYAISEIVKNHVKTLNLKNFSNLVVVESSTVGDILFVTNTLKDDVISSTEGLIVQIKKIEITNQIKNSKVTEESEIIVSKVQVELLGYASCLKVLKTELMDPLLVILKIKSLYEL; translated from the coding sequence ATGAAAGTACTAGCTTTGACAGGAGTAGCACCCTATGCAATTTCTGAAATCGTGAAAAATCATGTAAAAACATTAAATTTGAAAAATTTTTCAAATCTGGTTGTGGTAGAGTCCTCAACTGTCGGGGACATATTATTTGTTACAAATACGTTAAAAGATGATGTTATTTCAAGTACTGAGGGCTTGATTGTCCAAATAAAAAAAATAGAGATTACTAATCAGATTAAAAATTCCAAAGTAACCGAAGAATCAGAAATTATTGTATCAAAAGTTCAAGTGGAACTTTTAGGATATGCAAGTTGTTTAAAAGTTTTAAAAACTGAATTAATGGATCCTTTACTGGTAATTTTGAAAATAAAGTCATTATACGAATTATAA
- the dmpI gene encoding 4-oxalocrotonate tautomerase DmpI, translating into MPVITIDVGLVSNEQKEELIKEFTKKASEIIGLSEEKFVVFIREHGYENIGVGGVSLSISLKK; encoded by the coding sequence ATGCCCGTAATTACAATAGATGTAGGTTTAGTATCAAACGAACAGAAAGAAGAATTAATTAAGGAATTTACAAAAAAAGCAAGCGAAATAATCGGACTTTCTGAGGAAAAATTTGTGGTATTTATACGAGAACATGGTTATGAAAATATTGGTGTTGGAGGAGTTTCACTTTCTATAAGTTTGAAAAAATAA
- a CDS encoding flavodoxin family protein, whose product MKIVGISGSPRKNGNTSYLVKEALKAAEEKGFKTEFISLSGLELNPCIACDMCKKEDSCIIVDDINEIMEKIEAADGLILGSPVYFGGVSAQTKTIIDRSRPLRSGFKLKYKVAAAISSGASRNGGQETTIRQIHDFFLIQSMIVVGDSEPSAHYGGTGQGKSPEDTKTDAFGIETSRNTGKRVAEVLNMLKRQ is encoded by the coding sequence TTGAAAATAGTGGGTATTAGCGGTTCACCGAGAAAAAACGGCAATACGAGCTATCTGGTAAAAGAAGCACTAAAGGCAGCTGAAGAAAAAGGCTTTAAAACAGAATTTATATCACTTTCAGGTCTTGAACTAAATCCTTGCATTGCATGCGACATGTGTAAAAAGGAAGACAGTTGTATAATTGTTGACGATATAAACGAAATAATGGAAAAAATTGAAGCTGCAGATGGACTAATTTTGGGTTCTCCCGTATATTTTGGAGGAGTTTCTGCCCAAACAAAGACGATAATTGACCGTTCAAGGCCACTTAGGTCAGGATTTAAATTAAAATACAAGGTTGCAGCAGCAATTTCATCAGGAGCTTCACGTAATGGCGGGCAGGAAACTACAATAAGGCAAATTCACGACTTTTTCTTAATCCAATCAATGATTGTTGTTGGCGATTCAGAACCTAGTGCACATTATGGTGGAACTGGCCAGGGTAAATCGCCTGAAGATACAAAAACAGATGCATTTGGAATTGAAACATCCCGAAATACTGGAAAAAGAGTTGCAGAAGTTCTAAATATGCTAAAAAGACAATAA
- a CDS encoding YqaA family protein: MDIYGYFEDIVNTYGYAGIFIVSYLESVIQPVPPDIFIIGAAAFGLSSVICAFIATFGSLFGGLTGYYLGKRLGNEYFIKIFGEKNYNRGFNYFKKYGVWAVVIAGFSPLPYKVFAWLAGVFNMNPIHFAIGTLIGRLPRFLLIAYFGYGVGILFGITG, encoded by the coding sequence ATGGATATTTACGGGTATTTTGAAGATATTGTAAATACATACGGATACGCAGGAATTTTTATTGTATCGTATTTAGAATCAGTTATTCAGCCAGTGCCTCCGGATATATTTATTATTGGGGCGGCCGCCTTTGGATTAAGTTCAGTTATATGTGCATTTATTGCAACTTTTGGATCCCTTTTTGGAGGACTTACTGGTTATTATCTTGGTAAAAGGCTTGGAAACGAGTACTTTATAAAAATCTTTGGAGAAAAAAATTATAATCGAGGTTTTAACTATTTTAAAAAATATGGTGTGTGGGCAGTCGTAATTGCAGGATTTTCACCCTTACCATACAAAGTCTTTGCATGGCTTGCAGGAGTATTTAATATGAATCCGATTCATTTTGCAATTGGTACACTAATTGGGAGGCTCCCTAGATTTTTACTCATTGCATACTTTGGATATGGGGTAGGAATATTATTTGGAATAACAGGGTAG
- a CDS encoding CBS domain-containing protein, with product MKVSEIMNPVIFTVEGEKSIYAAFKLMHEKGIRRVFVTVNERIEGIISYRDLVNVLFNKGVFELIDMQLKDIFTKEILTISDSAEVEHAAQLMLHADVSGLLVLDSKNDPLGVVSQTDILRALVKGV from the coding sequence ATGAAAGTAAGCGAGATAATGAATCCAGTAATATTCACAGTTGAAGGGGAAAAAAGTATATATGCAGCATTTAAATTAATGCATGAAAAGGGGATTAGGCGGGTTTTTGTAACTGTAAATGAACGTATCGAAGGAATTATAAGCTATAGGGACCTTGTAAACGTTTTATTTAATAAAGGAGTTTTTGAACTAATAGATATGCAGTTAAAAGACATATTTACAAAAGAAATTTTAACAATCTCCGACAGTGCAGAGGTAGAACATGCCGCACAGCTCATGCTTCATGCCGATGTTTCAGGACTCTTAGTACTCGATTCTAAAAACGATCCTTTAGGCGTAGTTTCACAGACTGATATACTAAGAGCCCTTGTTAAAGGAGTATAG
- a CDS encoding helix-turn-helix domain-containing protein — translation MSKLVLNMPCSTFTLESIMCCVFGLKAFDVAVYFEILKNNPSKINEVADSLNRDRSTIQRSAQNLINAGLLVRKQINIKEGGYFYKYEAISFLEVKELVKKSMEQWCIEVRNWIDEIDENDAKEVFMDLI, via the coding sequence ATGAGTAAATTAGTACTTAATATGCCGTGCAGTACATTTACCCTTGAAAGTATTATGTGTTGCGTATTTGGATTAAAGGCGTTTGACGTTGCAGTATATTTTGAAATTTTAAAAAATAACCCGTCAAAAATAAATGAAGTAGCCGACTCTTTAAACCGTGATAGGAGTACTATTCAACGTTCTGCTCAAAATTTAATAAATGCCGGACTTTTAGTTCGAAAACAAATTAACATTAAGGAAGGTGGCTATTTTTATAAATACGAAGCTATTTCATTTTTAGAAGTTAAAGAGCTAGTTAAAAAGTCTATGGAACAGTGGTGTATTGAAGTTAGGAATTGGATAGATGAAATAGATGAAAACGATGCAAAAGAAGTATTTATGGATTTAATTTAA
- the rnz gene encoding ribonuclease Z, whose amino-acid sequence MKLTFLGTGAAVPTKYRSHPSVALKFDGEIFLFDCGENTQRQIIFTDVSPMKINNIFISHLHGDHILGIPGLLQSIAFQGRKKPLNIYGPPETKEMIKNMLKIGYHSIDYPINIHEASIESPEMIIASSNNSNGNNYEVYTFPVKHSVPSISYLFKQIKKPQMDIKKAETLGIEIGPDLKKLKDGFSIQLKNGKVITPKDVTIPPKKGYCIGYSGDTIPIDEFGKFLKYHGCNVLIHEATFDSSMQKNAVDTMHSTILDALDILEKSGARTLIATHISARYDDIMSFERDIVKFKEKNPEIEILIAEDFLEYVLK is encoded by the coding sequence ATGAAGCTTACATTTCTTGGAACTGGTGCTGCGGTACCAACAAAATACCGTTCACACCCTTCAGTAGCACTCAAGTTTGACGGCGAAATATTCTTATTTGACTGTGGGGAAAATACTCAACGGCAGATTATATTTACAGATGTTTCGCCAATGAAAATTAACAATATATTCATATCGCACCTTCACGGAGATCATATTCTTGGTATTCCGGGGTTATTACAGTCAATTGCATTTCAAGGTAGGAAAAAACCATTAAATATTTATGGCCCTCCTGAAACTAAAGAAATGATAAAAAATATGTTAAAAATTGGCTATCATTCAATAGATTATCCAATAAATATTCACGAAGCATCTATCGAATCGCCAGAAATGATAATAGCAAGTAGCAATAATAGCAATGGAAACAACTATGAAGTTTACACTTTTCCAGTAAAACATTCTGTTCCATCCATTTCATACCTATTTAAGCAAATAAAAAAACCACAAATGGATATTAAAAAGGCAGAAACTCTTGGAATTGAAATCGGCCCAGACCTTAAAAAATTAAAAGATGGGTTTTCAATTCAATTAAAAAATGGAAAAGTCATAACTCCAAAAGACGTTACAATTCCTCCGAAAAAAGGATATTGCATAGGTTACAGCGGGGATACGATTCCAATTGATGAATTTGGAAAGTTTTTAAAATATCACGGCTGCAATGTTTTAATTCACGAAGCTACTTTTGATAGCTCAATGCAGAAAAATGCTGTTGATACAATGCATTCAACGATTTTAGACGCACTAGATATTTTAGAAAAATCTGGTGCAAGAACACTGATAGCCACCCACATTTCCGCACGTTATGATGACATAATGTCCTTTGAGCGAGATATAGTTAAATTTAAAGAAAAAAACCCAGAAATTGAAATTTTAATTGCAGAAGATTTTTTAGAATATGTTTTAAAATGA
- a CDS encoding pyruvate kinase alpha/beta domain-containing protein, with translation MTEYFENFGIENTEKTLRLAVSKAKEGITDIVLASSYGDTAKKLVEILEEENLSVNLVVITYHQGFSGPDVKSMPEDIKEMLLKKGVKVYSGTHALSGVERGISKKFGGYGPVEVIAQTLKTLGQGIKVCYEITVMAADSGNISTKKDVIAIGGSGKGADSAVVIRPANMNTFFDIELKEIICMPKNKK, from the coding sequence TTGACAGAATATTTTGAAAATTTTGGTATTGAAAATACTGAAAAAACCCTAAGGCTCGCAGTTTCTAAGGCTAAAGAAGGAATTACAGATATTGTTTTAGCATCTTCTTATGGAGATACTGCAAAAAAACTCGTTGAAATACTTGAAGAGGAAAATTTATCCGTTAATTTAGTAGTTATAACTTATCATCAGGGGTTTTCAGGGCCCGATGTAAAATCAATGCCTGAGGATATAAAAGAAATGCTTTTAAAAAAAGGTGTTAAAGTATACTCTGGAACTCATGCATTAAGTGGGGTTGAAAGAGGTATTTCAAAAAAATTTGGAGGATATGGCCCAGTAGAGGTAATTGCACAAACCCTAAAAACGCTTGGTCAAGGCATCAAAGTATGCTATGAGATAACTGTAATGGCGGCAGATTCTGGCAATATTTCAACTAAAAAAGATGTAATTGCAATTGGCGGAAGTGGAAAAGGTGCAGATTCCGCAGTAGTTATAAGGCCGGCTAATATGAACACTTTTTTTGATATAGAACTTAAAGAAATAATATGTATGCCAAAAAACAAAAAATAG
- the selD gene encoding selenide, water dikinase SelD translates to MVTLHGUACKLPNTELEQLVNGIILEGDLKHAKVGLGDDSAVIIKNNLAIVKTVDVFTPIVDDPYIQGKIAACNSTSDVYAMGVSEIIGALVILGIPPELPINTAKEILRGFQDFCRENDTTIIGGHTILNPWPLIGGAITGVGNPEDILAKAGAEKGDILILTKPLGNQTAMALSRVTEDFNDLIGMTFEEKNNVIKNAIKLMTTSNRNALLVLRELEEEIGEKIANSMTDITGFGILGHANEMAEQSNVEIEISTLPVIKGTKDLASLFGHALCKGYGAETSGGLLISVKEEYSKKLIEKLTKNGIYAFNVGKVLKNGVGIAKLSENVEILEI, encoded by the coding sequence ATGGTTACGCTACACGGATGAGCGTGCAAACTTCCAAACACCGAATTAGAACAATTAGTAAATGGCATAATCTTAGAAGGCGACCTAAAGCATGCAAAAGTAGGTCTTGGCGATGATTCTGCAGTAATTATTAAAAATAATCTTGCAATTGTAAAAACCGTTGATGTATTTACTCCAATTGTCGATGACCCCTATATTCAGGGAAAAATTGCAGCATGTAATTCAACTAGCGATGTTTATGCAATGGGTGTTTCAGAAATTATTGGAGCACTTGTAATTTTAGGAATTCCCCCTGAACTTCCAATAAACACTGCAAAAGAAATACTGCGTGGATTTCAAGATTTTTGTAGGGAAAATGATACTACAATTATTGGCGGGCACACAATATTAAACCCTTGGCCATTAATTGGTGGTGCAATTACTGGAGTTGGAAATCCAGAAGATATACTTGCAAAAGCAGGCGCAGAAAAAGGTGACATTTTAATTTTAACAAAACCGCTTGGAAATCAGACTGCAATGGCATTATCTAGAGTTACCGAAGATTTTAACGACCTAATTGGGATGACATTTGAAGAAAAAAATAATGTCATTAAAAACGCAATAAAATTAATGACAACATCAAACAGAAATGCCCTTTTAGTATTAAGGGAGTTGGAAGAAGAAATTGGGGAAAAAATCGCAAATTCAATGACTGATATTACGGGATTTGGAATTTTGGGCCATGCAAATGAAATGGCTGAACAAAGTAACGTTGAAATTGAAATTTCGACTCTTCCAGTAATTAAGGGGACAAAAGATTTGGCTTCATTATTTGGTCATGCATTATGCAAGGGTTACGGTGCAGAAACTTCTGGTGGACTTTTAATTTCAGTTAAAGAAGAATATTCAAAAAAATTAATTGAAAAACTAACTAAAAACGGCATTTACGCATTTAATGTTGGAAAAGTACTAAAAAACGGTGTTGGAATAGCTAAGTTATCTGAAAATGTAGAAATATTGGAGATATAA
- a CDS encoding class III signal peptide-containing protein — MGLKFLKSLIFNYRGQISLETGILIAAVLAVTIFSAYIYVKSIVNATVTVNESTTGTVGAYNAEIGRFTESVYNLTNK, encoded by the coding sequence ATGGGCTTAAAATTTTTGAAATCATTAATTTTTAATTATCGAGGACAAATATCTCTTGAAACGGGGATTTTAATAGCCGCAGTTTTAGCAGTTACCATTTTTTCCGCATACATATATGTTAAAAGTATTGTTAATGCAACAGTTACGGTAAATGAATCCACAACTGGTACTGTTGGAGCATATAATGCGGAAATTGGTCGATTTACAGAATCAGTTTATAATCTTACTAATAAATAA
- a CDS encoding DUF126 domain-containing protein produces MKELKGRIISKGIVEGEAIISKSPVSFLGGINEEGIVTDKENELFGKSIVGKIFVFPTGKGSTVGSYVIYALSKQGILKGMINSESEPIVATGAILGKIPLVDKVNIDEIKDGDIVVVDGNTGTVKIKQSN; encoded by the coding sequence TTGAAGGAGCTAAAAGGAAGGATTATTTCAAAAGGAATTGTAGAAGGAGAAGCAATTATTTCAAAATCACCTGTTTCATTTCTTGGAGGGATAAATGAGGAAGGAATAGTTACTGATAAAGAGAATGAGCTTTTTGGAAAAAGTATTGTTGGAAAAATATTTGTGTTTCCAACGGGAAAAGGTAGCACTGTTGGCTCATATGTAATATATGCACTTTCAAAACAAGGTATTTTAAAAGGAATGATAAATTCTGAGTCAGAACCAATTGTGGCAACAGGTGCAATTTTGGGGAAAATTCCACTCGTGGATAAAGTTAATATAGATGAAATTAAAGATGGCGATATAGTAGTAGTTGATGGAAACACCGGAACTGTTAAAATAAAACAGTCAAACTAG